Proteins from a single region of Apium graveolens cultivar Ventura chromosome 7, ASM990537v1, whole genome shotgun sequence:
- the LOC141673307 gene encoding uncharacterized protein LOC141673307, with protein MKESDQLDDFYIKLNGLMSNIRSIREEIKESYIVKKLLRAMPTRFLQITSTIEQFGDLDKITVKEAMGSLKVHDERIKGKGESNDNKLHLTEEEWRKRESNESKLLLKREEWQNRSNKTNDGQPSFMRNRDKCRVKCFNCSLYGHFASECRKLKLNKEYSQESNLARIEDDELALLLAILEGKDSNTLLLNESDVRPCLALSNEEKPPDSNLWYLDNGASNHMTG; from the coding sequence ATGAAGGAGTCAGATCAATTGGATGACTTTTACATAAAACTCAATGGTCTCATGTCAAATATACGATCAATAAGGGAggaaataaaggagtcatacattgTTAAGAAACTGCTTCGAGCCATGCCAACACGATTTCTCCAAATTACATCCACGATAGAGCAGTTTGGAGATCTTGACAAGATAACAGTGAAGGAAGCCATGGGATCATTAAAGGTTCATGATGAAAGAATCAAGGGAAAGGGCGAGTCCAATGACAACAAACTACACTTAACAGAAGAGGAATGGCGGAAGAGAGAATCTAATGAAAGCAAACTTCTCTTAaaaagagaagaatggcagaatCGCAGTAACAAAACTAATGATGGCCAACCTTCATTTATGAGGAATCGAGACAAATGTCGAGTCAAGTGCTTCAATTGCAGTTTGTATGGACACTTTGCATCTGAATGTCGAAAGCTAAAATTAAATAAGGAATATAGCCAAGAATCGAATCTGGCTCGAATAGAAGATGACGAGCTTGCTTTGCTTTTGGCAATACTAGAAGGAAAGGATTCAAATACCCTTCTACTGAATGAAAGTGATGTGAGACCATGCCTAGCCTTGAGCAATGAAGAAAAACCACCAGATTCGAACTTGTGGTATCTTGATAATGGCGCTAGTAATCACATGACCGGGTAA